The nucleotide window TGAAACTAACTGCTTTTCCACAGAATGATCTAGTTGGGAGTTGCAGTCATGAAAACCGGCACATGCTTTCTCCACAACTTGCTCCCTTCTCCAGAGATGGTTTGCTCAATAGGCACTATCACTATGAGTGGCAGTGCTACTTAGCACCCTGATAACAAGGAAAGATGACCTTCTCCTTGCTTAAGTGTTGTTCCTCTTCCTGTTTGCAGGTTGTTACAGGTCTCAATTCTCTTTTCTGGCCTTCCAGGTCCCGTTGTAACACACGACATTACCAGCTATCACACAATGTTTCTTTTGGCAATTTTAGGAGGGATGGCTCTCATACTTCTAGTCTTGCTGTGTCTGCTTTTGTATTATTGCAGGTAAGATTCACCATCCTGGTTACTTAGTCCATGTTAGAAATATAAGCTTTTTTTgcttacaaaattaaaaaaaattttgcattgaaatatttttactttgagGGGGGGGAAAGTGCAAGCAAACACTTGGAATAGAAACAGTGAGATCAAATTTCCTCTGTTCCTGGTTACATGCAGCATATACAATCCCTGCCTTTGGTAGGATGTTAGTCGAATGAATCACACACATCTGTACCTGTGTTCCTATCAAACATGGGCATAGGTTCAAGATGCATCACTGTACGTGTTATGCATTTGCAAATGATCCTTATATTAACCTTACATTAAAATGAATGTTAAGCTCATTAGCAAGTGCCTATTAATGAGTGACTTTTATATTTGCCTTCTCCAGACATTTTCTCCAATTTGTAATTGGTACTTGATATATTTCCCAACTGACATTAGTTAttctttaattttatctttgctGCTGAGATAAACTTTTAATTGTTAGGTTATGTAATAAAACTCAATTCTCTTAATACTAATCACTGCTTAAAAATCTTCCATTAAGACACTTGCTACTTTGATTTTGTGTACAACAGTCATAAATgtgtaacttctttttttactgacttttatagaagaaaatgtttaagaCCACGTCAACATCATAAGAAACTGCAACTGTCAACAGCACTGGACACATCTAAGAAAGATCAGGCAACCTCAATGTCCCatataaatttaatattttcacgTCGTGAGTCAGAATTTCCTGGTGGGTTGTCTGTTGCTAGCAGTGGACATCCTGAAAACTCAGGGGCAAAGGAATTAATCAGTGCTGTCCACATGGAGATGGTATCACCTAGTGGAGAAGCAGATATGCATACACCTATGCTCAAACACTCCTTCAGTACTTCCCAGGAGTTTAGCTCCCGAGAGGAACTGCTCTCTGACAAGGAGAAAGACAAGAGCAGAATTTCCTTGGATGATTTGACTCCCAGTGGGTCTCTAAGAAAAGACTACCACAAATCGGCAGATAGTTTTCCTTTAAAGACAAGAAAATCTACAGAAACAGCTGAAGGCTATGAGTCCCCTATCAAAGATGAGTATAGGAGAAGTTACAATGCTATGCTGTCTCAGCCGTTATTtgaaaagcaggagagagaaatTCAAGTATCTATGAACCATATTGTTACTGGAAGTAATTACAATATTCAGGAACAAATATACCCCACACCTTCAGCCCCTGAAAAAGAGCTGCTGGACTGCAGACCTACTGATTGTATGATGTCTCGTTCAGTTGATCACCTTGAACGACCTACATCTTTCCCTCGACCAGGTCAGTTAATCTGCTGCAATTCTGTTGACCAAGTAAATGATAGTGTTTACAGAAAGGTTTTGCCTGCACTGGTCATCCCAGGTCATTACATGAAACTGCCTGGAGAACACCCTTTTGTTAGCCAGCCTCTGGTTGTCCCAGCTGACCAGCAGATCGATATAGAAAGACTTCAGGCTGAGCTTCCTAATCCTCATGCACGGCTTTTCCCACATCCCCCCCAACAGCTGCAACCCCAGCAGTTGGCATCCCAAGCAATATCTCAGCAACATTTGCAAGATTCAGGTGCAGCTGAGTGGAGTCAGCAAAATGCTTCCATGTCTGAATCTATTTCCATTCCTGCCTCACTTAATGATGCATCCCTGGCTCAAATGAATAGTGAAGTGCAGCTTCTTACAGAAAAGGCTTTGATGGAATTAGGAGGTGGAAAGCCATTGCCTCATCCTCGAGCATGGTTTGTTTCTCTAGATGGACGTTCAAATGCTCACGTTAGACATTCGTACATCGATCTCCAAAGAGCTGGCAGGAATGGGAGTAATGATGCCAGTTTGGACTCTGGTGTTGACATGAATGAACCAAAATCTGCCCgaaagggaagaggagatcATCTTTCTGCACCACAGAGTCACCCACCAGTGCAGGAGCACCAGCAGAGAGAGCGGAAGGTTTCAGATAGCACAGCCTACACACAACTTGTGTACTTGGATGATATGGACCAAAGTGGCAGCGAGTGTGGAACAGCAGTGTGTAGCCCTGAGGACAATGCTCTCCGATGCCTCCTAGAAGGCACCAGTAAGAGAAGTGGTGTACAGCTGCCCAGCTTGCAGGAGGAAACAAGAACTGTGGATACCAAACCAGAGCCATTAACTAGTCCTGAACATGGAACATCCGTTCAAGATGATGATGAGGAcgaggaggatgaggaagatGACCAAGGTGAGGATAAGAAGAGTCCTTGGCAGAAACGAGAGGAAAGACCACTAATGACTTTCAATCTAAAGTGAGCTATTGTGAAAATCCACCCTTCAGTGGAATATAAAATTGCCAAATATCCTTTCTGTGGAAGTgcttgattttttcttttttttccttttttctttttttttcttttttctttttttttttttgttgtggagagaaaagagaaaaacaaactgtgGTGAGCAACATTTGAAAGAACTTAAATGCATTACtgtgtaaatgttagaaaagaattaaaatcatTCCTCTGATTTAATGGCTGCCTCCAGTGAGACAGCTGAACAAAGAGTGTGATTATTATTCCATATACTTGATATTGGTCATCCAGGATGTTGAAAATACTGACAAATTGTTTTAGTTGGTTTATGACCTCAATCTCCTTGTGAATGGGAGCTGgtaaagcttttgttttgtagGCCAATTTTGTGTTGATAATGCTACTGAAAGTATCTTAAAAACAGGAGTTTGACACATGGTGTCCAAATTTGTGCATTATCTCAATGAAAGGCTATGCATTGCTGCTTTTAGTAATATTTTGCTTATACTGtgcttttcttaattttacaAGTTGGTTGTAAACATTTTCTGTCCTTTATTATAAACTACTCAGCAACTTATTTTAATGTACAACTGCAGGAAACTTGAGTAGCATCCCTTAGCATTGAAGCCTTTTTATGAAACCAAACTGAACTTTGTGTCGACTAAGATTCCTCCAATTCTGGTCCCATTTTCTCAAAGTGCCTTTTTTACAGTAACATTAACAGTCCCTTCTTTTGCTAAGTCCTTTTAATTGACCCCATTTGAGATTTTATAAACTTCTGAACTTCTACCTTTTATTTTGAGCTGCATGCCAAGAGTCCCATTTTGTGCTGAGCATTTCTCATTTCAAGACAGTGTATTCTGTAGCTATCATGTATATTGTGGATTCTGTTTAGCCAGGATAGACTTAGAAGACATTTTAAAGGGCCCAGAGTAGCCAAGAAAATAGTTTCATTGACTGTATATATTGTTAATTTCCTCTGGAATCATATGAGCTAATCACGCTCATATAAAATGGACTATAGACCGAGCAAGTGGACTGAATGTGTCTAGAaaaaattttggggaaaaaatgtacTATCCAAAAGTGCCAGAATTActcttctgtgctttttccatACAGAGCTGCTTGGTTATCCAAAAAttataattgaaaataaactgcaaaaaatatctttatggattttttcctctttcgGTGGTtatcaaattattttgttatttaataagaaaaatactttggttTCATTTTCATGTCCATATTTATGCTTGTGTGActtacacattttcttttgcagctcTCATGACCTTCAGTCTATACTGAAATTTAGATCccttttcagaaaagcattctCGATATCTTGATAAAGATGTAATTATTTGCTTAAGTATCACTGAAGACTTTGGAAATTAAATCCTGATATCACCAAAATTCCCTGTGGTCCCACTTCCCATGGGACCAATTTTGTTTCTGAGATTTCTGTGGGTACTCACACTGCACTCTTCTCACTTTTTCATGAATTGggttcaaaaaaggaaaagtatgaGACTTCCACTTTTGTGGAATTCTTCATATACATTCAGTTCATCATTCAATTAtttaattcaattatttttatgcaGCATTAGCAGCAGTCATGCTTAATAAAGTTAATTATTAAGTAATCTCTCAAATGACTAGAGAAAGTGCTATAGAgttcatatttaatttttaataataagcCCCAACTCAGATtcattgctttattttcagtagATTTCAAAGTTTTCTTAGAAGGTGAGTGTTGTAATTTCCATTTTACTGTATGTCTTATCTGGGAGTCTGATCTGAACCAGGAACTGAATCACAATTTCCTAGTTCCCAGGCCAGTGCTCCTCTCCATCCACAAAGCCAGATCAcctctgttttgctttggttcATGTTTGGAATTGGTATgtgttgtaaaaaaaaatctagaacaTTTGTGGAGTGCATTGAATATTGAAATCACCATGTTAGCAGTAAGTTAAGTTTTACTCATCACGTGTGTTCCAGGTCCTTTCCTGTTCTGGTTTTTTGCTACTGACCACCTATGAAGTGGTTTTGGGCTCTGGGTTGCTTATTGTCAGTCTGTTCCAGGTCACTGAACAGAATAATACTACTTTAAAGGAACAGTGTATGTCTGATGTCAGTAAGTGCTGGTAATACCGTGTCACATTAATCAGAATGCTGCATAACTAAACATTCTGGTTAAAATTTCTGCCTATTAGAATTATTGTGCTATTTAATTTTCAACTTTCTGTTGTCTTAAATCTGTCATTTTTAATTACGTTCTTTTTCCACATTCCTTTGCAAAGTTTCCATCGTTACTATCTTGTAAAGTGAGATTGTTGCTATTAAATTGCAgtggtttgtttctttaattgTGTTGGTTTTATGTACAAAACACAGAGTTTGATGGTTTGATGATTAGTGGCCATAATGCAGCAAATACATTTGAACAAACACAGTGttgtattttgaaaatcttctttgaaatagcattttttaattgtaatatCACCAGCCACATCATAGTTTGATTTTGCAGAATATATTGTTTATGAAATGTATTTCTCAATATATCCAACGCATCTGAGCCATATAGTAAATGAAATTGGAACACAGTAACACAGGTCAGATAACAGGTTGAGATTAATGTGTTTATTGTACACTTTGCCTAATCTTAAAGTCCAGTGACAAGCtccatgttttaattttcaaaaacttACCGAAGAAGATACTTTGGTAAAATACAAAGGAGTTTTGTTGCTTATATTTTGCAATTGCACAGTGAAGCAAGTAACAATAAAGCTCATAAAACATAGAGAACAAAATATGACTTGAATAGCTCTTGGCATCAGCAGCTCCAAGTGATCTTAGTCCATGTTGAAGATCCACTAGAAAAGcaattgttttcttattttatgaTGGCAGGTATTAGTAggttaaaaatgcaaaagtttTTAATGACAAAGCTtacaaaagaatgaaaatatgttGATCTTAAAAAGATACCTAAACCCTTTGCAAATACAGGACATAAAAATggatcctgccctggggcaggatcTAATTTGCCCCATTTGCAGTCTAAGATGTTACACAAATTATACAAAATTCTGGTACTGATCTGAGATGAACAGATGACAAAAGAAGCCCAGCATCTGGAAACTCCTTGTGATGCTTTTCTGTGTTACAGGGAGGAGTGAGTAGCTTTAGTAGAGTGATTTAAGCAAATACCTTGAAATACATTGGcaatattttcttcccttcattCTATCCACGAATGCTCTAGAGCTCTAATTTTAGTTCACTATGCCAAAACAACTTGGTTGAAATTGGTAATTAAATGTCCCATGTAAGGTTTAGCCTATAGAACAGTGGAATAAATGAGCAAGTGTTGAGTTAGATATTTACTCTTTCTCTAGGAAggtcccttcttttttttcttaaccagCAATAATTCATCTGGGAATTAAAATTTGTTAAAACACAGTACCTCTTAAACTAAAAATCTTCCGTAACTTGGGACATGGTAGCATTCATCCAGTACATCCTTGAACTTGGTCAAATGAGATGTGTcaatttgcttttctaaaacATACAGGTGACAGGTAAGGTTTTTCTGAATCAGTGCTGCCGTTTGGGCCTCTAGCATTTGAAATTCAAGTTGTATTTGCCACCTGGTGGTGAACTGCTTTTCCACATGTACTGTGTGCAAACCACAGTTTACAGTCTCAATATAAGCACAGTTTATAACTTAATAACACCAGAAAGCTGGAACAAGTTCATCAGTTGTTTCCTGGGCCTCCTGTCAGTCCAAGTGCAGAGATCCTTGTCAGCTGGAAAGACATTGCCCACCTTCTGGCTGGGGCAGTATTCAGCTTACAACATCTCCATTCAAATCAATACGCATCACTGATGGCCGTGTATCACTTCTGCTTCCTGAATAGCACCTTGGTTctagattaaaataaaaacacttttaacTACTGTTTCCAAAGTTGAGAAAAATCAGAGCAACTCAattattcttttcctgttcctctgcttACAGACAGATGGAAGCTGTGAGGTTCAGTGCTAaccttacacacacacacacacactctcacacacacactcacacacatacacatatatacacacacacctATGAACTGTAATACATAGATAATATTATATCATATACTGTGATAGGTATGTATACACACACTATGTTTTCATCATATCTGATACTTTCATTTC belongs to Pithys albifrons albifrons isolate INPA30051 chromosome 7, PitAlb_v1, whole genome shotgun sequence and includes:
- the FAM171A1 gene encoding protein FAM171A1 isoform X3; the protein is MSRSAALLLCLLGCNVWKAVTKTLGAPEATQVFSSLSLGLLPERSATLMVYDDVVQIVSGFQGARTQPQVHFQRRSVKLPENTSYSDLTAYLTAASSPWEVDSFPYLQGLDGNGTGNSTRYDLNPVTAVSVHLLSSDGTPVPVNGPIYVTVPLPANSNLKHNAHVPAWRFDQKFGTWLKSSLGIVQQEGNQLTWTYIAPQLGYWVAAMSPTIPGPVVTHDITSYHTMFLLAILGGMALILLVLLCLLLYYCRRKCLRPRQHHKKLQLSTALDTSKKDQATSMSHINLIFSRRESEFPGGLSVASSGHPENSGAKELISAVHMEMVSPSGEADMHTPMLKHSFSTSQEFSSREELLSDKEKDKSRISLDDLTPSGSLRKDYHKSADSFPLKTRKSTETAEGYESPIKDEYRRSYNAMLSQPLFEKQEREIQVSMNHIVTGSNYNIQEQIYPTPSAPEKELLDCRPTDCMMSRSVDHLERPTSFPRPGQLICCNSVDQVNDSVYRKVLPALVIPGHYMKLPGEHPFVSQPLVVPADQQIDIERLQAELPNPHARLFPHPPQQLQPQQLASQAISQQHLQDSGAAEWSQQNASMSESISIPASLNDASLAQMNSEVQLLTEKALMELGGGKPLPHPRAWFVSLDGRSNAHVRHSYIDLQRAGRNGSNDASLDSGVDMNEPKSARKGRGDHLSAPQSHPPVQEHQQRERKVSDSTAYTQLVYLDDMDQSGSECGTAVCSPEDNALRCLLEGTSKRSGVQLPSLQEETRTVDTKPEPLTSPEHGTSVQDDDEDEEDEEDDQGEDKKSPWQKREERPLMTFNLK
- the FAM171A1 gene encoding protein FAM171A1 isoform X1 — encoded protein: MSRSAALLLCLLGCNVWKAVTKTLGAPEATQEVTLKVHVSDASTHQPVTEALIEIFTNQISIASGTSGADGTAFLKFQYKLGNQLIVTASKHAYVPNSAPWKPVRLPVFSSLSLGLLPERSATLMVYDDVVQIVSGFQGARTQPQVHFQRRSVKLPENTSYSDLTAYLTAASSPWEVDSFPYLQGLDGNGTGNSTRYDLNPVTAVSVHLLSSDGTPVPVNGPIYVTVPLPANSNLKHNAHVPAWRFDQKFGTWLKSSLGIVQQEGNQLTWTYIAPQLGYWVAAMSPTIPGPVVTHDITSYHTMFLLAILGGMALILLVLLCLLLYYCRRKCLRPRQHHKKLQLSTALDTSKKDQATSMSHINLIFSRRESEFPGGLSVASSGHPENSGAKELISAVHMEMVSPSGEADMHTPMLKHSFSTSQEFSSREELLSDKEKDKSRISLDDLTPSGSLRKDYHKSADSFPLKTRKSTETAEGYESPIKDEYRRSYNAMLSQPLFEKQEREIQVSMNHIVTGSNYNIQEQIYPTPSAPEKELLDCRPTDCMMSRSVDHLERPTSFPRPGQLICCNSVDQVNDSVYRKVLPALVIPGHYMKLPGEHPFVSQPLVVPADQQIDIERLQAELPNPHARLFPHPPQQLQPQQLASQAISQQHLQDSGAAEWSQQNASMSESISIPASLNDASLAQMNSEVQLLTEKALMELGGGKPLPHPRAWFVSLDGRSNAHVRHSYIDLQRAGRNGSNDASLDSGVDMNEPKSARKGRGDHLSAPQSHPPVQEHQQRERKVSDSTAYTQLVYLDDMDQSGSECGTAVCSPEDNALRCLLEGTSKRSGVQLPSLQEETRTVDTKPEPLTSPEHGTSVQDDDEDEEDEEDDQGEDKKSPWQKREERPLMTFNLK
- the FAM171A1 gene encoding protein FAM171A1 isoform X2, which produces MSRSAALLLCLLGCNVWKAVTKTLGAPEATQEVTLKVHVSDASTHQPVTEALIEIFTNQISIASGTSGADGTAFLKFQYKLGNQLIVTASKHAYVPNSAPWKPVRLPVFSSLSLGLLPERSATLMVYDDVVQIVSGFQGARTQPQVHFQRRSVKLPENTSYSDLTAYLTAASSPWEVDSFPYLQGLDGNGTGNSTRYDLNPVTAVSVHLLSSDGTPVPVNGPIYVTVPLPANSNLKHNAHVPAWRFDQKFGTWLKSSLGIVQQEGNQLTWTYIAPQLGYWVAAMSPTIPGGMALILLVLLCLLLYYCRRKCLRPRQHHKKLQLSTALDTSKKDQATSMSHINLIFSRRESEFPGGLSVASSGHPENSGAKELISAVHMEMVSPSGEADMHTPMLKHSFSTSQEFSSREELLSDKEKDKSRISLDDLTPSGSLRKDYHKSADSFPLKTRKSTETAEGYESPIKDEYRRSYNAMLSQPLFEKQEREIQVSMNHIVTGSNYNIQEQIYPTPSAPEKELLDCRPTDCMMSRSVDHLERPTSFPRPGQLICCNSVDQVNDSVYRKVLPALVIPGHYMKLPGEHPFVSQPLVVPADQQIDIERLQAELPNPHARLFPHPPQQLQPQQLASQAISQQHLQDSGAAEWSQQNASMSESISIPASLNDASLAQMNSEVQLLTEKALMELGGGKPLPHPRAWFVSLDGRSNAHVRHSYIDLQRAGRNGSNDASLDSGVDMNEPKSARKGRGDHLSAPQSHPPVQEHQQRERKVSDSTAYTQLVYLDDMDQSGSECGTAVCSPEDNALRCLLEGTSKRSGVQLPSLQEETRTVDTKPEPLTSPEHGTSVQDDDEDEEDEEDDQGEDKKSPWQKREERPLMTFNLK
- the FAM171A1 gene encoding protein FAM171A1 isoform X4 produces the protein MVYDDVVQIVSGFQGARTQPQVHFQRRSVKLPENTSYSDLTAYLTAASSPWEVDSFPYLQGLDGNGTGNSTRYDLNPVTAVSVHLLSSDGTPVPVNGPIYVTVPLPANSNLKHNAHVPAWRFDQKFGTWLKSSLGIVQQEGNQLTWTYIAPQLGYWVAAMSPTIPGPVVTHDITSYHTMFLLAILGGMALILLVLLCLLLYYCRRKCLRPRQHHKKLQLSTALDTSKKDQATSMSHINLIFSRRESEFPGGLSVASSGHPENSGAKELISAVHMEMVSPSGEADMHTPMLKHSFSTSQEFSSREELLSDKEKDKSRISLDDLTPSGSLRKDYHKSADSFPLKTRKSTETAEGYESPIKDEYRRSYNAMLSQPLFEKQEREIQVSMNHIVTGSNYNIQEQIYPTPSAPEKELLDCRPTDCMMSRSVDHLERPTSFPRPGQLICCNSVDQVNDSVYRKVLPALVIPGHYMKLPGEHPFVSQPLVVPADQQIDIERLQAELPNPHARLFPHPPQQLQPQQLASQAISQQHLQDSGAAEWSQQNASMSESISIPASLNDASLAQMNSEVQLLTEKALMELGGGKPLPHPRAWFVSLDGRSNAHVRHSYIDLQRAGRNGSNDASLDSGVDMNEPKSARKGRGDHLSAPQSHPPVQEHQQRERKVSDSTAYTQLVYLDDMDQSGSECGTAVCSPEDNALRCLLEGTSKRSGVQLPSLQEETRTVDTKPEPLTSPEHGTSVQDDDEDEEDEEDDQGEDKKSPWQKREERPLMTFNLK